Proteins encoded by one window of Bacteroidia bacterium:
- the pheS gene encoding phenylalanine--tRNA ligase subunit alpha, translating to MSQELIKQHIQEAELFSIQSPADLENFRLKYLSKKGVLADLFALMKNIEPAERKNYGLQVNLLKQKTEAIFESFKEKFENITTEEKKIDITLPGEPLSEGALHPLSIIRNKIIEIFSAVGFTVSDGPEIEDDWHNFTALNFPEEHPARDMQDTFFIRKNPDLALRTHTSSVQVRIMEKHKPPLRTISPGRVYRNEAISARAHCFFHQVEGLYIDKDVSFADLKQTLLYFAREMFGADTEIRLRPSYFPFTEPSAEMDISCNFCKGEGCNICKYTGWVEILGCGMIDPAVLDNCKIDSNVYSGFAFGMGIERITMLVYNINDLRIFSENDVRFLKQFSGIG from the coding sequence ATGTCGCAAGAATTAATTAAGCAGCATATTCAAGAGGCAGAATTATTTTCTATTCAATCACCTGCCGATCTTGAAAACTTCCGTCTTAAATATCTTTCCAAGAAAGGGGTGTTGGCAGATTTGTTTGCATTGATGAAAAACATAGAACCTGCTGAAAGAAAAAATTATGGCTTGCAGGTTAATTTGTTAAAGCAAAAGACAGAAGCCATTTTCGAAAGTTTTAAAGAAAAATTTGAGAACATAACTACTGAAGAGAAGAAGATAGACATCACCTTACCCGGTGAGCCATTGAGTGAAGGTGCTTTGCATCCGCTATCAATTATCAGAAATAAAATTATTGAAATTTTCAGTGCTGTTGGATTCACCGTTTCTGATGGTCCTGAAATAGAAGACGACTGGCATAACTTTACAGCACTCAATTTTCCTGAAGAGCATCCGGCTCGCGACATGCAGGATACTTTTTTTATACGCAAAAATCCTGATCTGGCACTGCGCACACATACATCATCTGTGCAGGTGAGAATTATGGAAAAGCACAAACCACCGTTGCGTACAATATCGCCCGGAAGAGTTTACCGCAATGAAGCAATTTCTGCAAGGGCACATTGTTTTTTTCATCAGGTTGAAGGACTCTACATTGATAAAGATGTCTCTTTTGCCGATTTGAAACAAACATTACTCTATTTTGCCAGAGAGATGTTTGGTGCAGATACTGAAATCAGATTACGCCCTTCTTATTTCCCGTTTACAGAACCATCTGCAGAAATGGATATTTCCTGTAATTTTTGTAAAGGTGAAGGATGTAACATCTGTAAATACACCGGCTGGGTAGAAATTCTGGGCTGTGGCATGATAGATCCTGCCGTTCTCGACAACTGTAAAATAGACAGCAATGTTTACAGTGGTTTTGCTTTCGGTATGGGAATAGAAAGAATCACTATGTTGGTTTATAATATCAACGACCTACGAATTTTTTCTGAAAACGATGTTCGCTTTTTGAAGCAGTTTAGTGGAATAGGGTAA
- the secA gene encoding preprotein translocase subunit SecA — protein sequence MIDFINKTISKIFGSKAESDYKALSPVIEAVNAAAENMAALSNDDLRNKTNEFKTRIQDYLTEVDAELSQLNEEAESDSEMDANRKEEIYNRIDALKKERNKKTEEVLNEIQPEAFALVREVAKRFTENAELAVEANDNDRNLVTKRDGIRIEGEKAIYSNTWTAAGSKVLWNMIHYDVQLIGGSVLHQGKIAEMATGEGKTLVATLPIYLNALAGAGVHVVTVNDYLAKRDAEWNGPIFEFLGLTVDCIDKHQPNTEERRKAYLADITYGTNNEFGFDYLRDNMTRHAHEMVQRPHHYAIVDEVDSVLVDDARTPLIISGPTPKGDTQEYFALKPKVEILFNAQRNYINTVIADAKKKLGENKPDEAGMPLIRAYRGLPKNRALVKFLSEQGVRALLQKTENHYMQDQSKEMHKVDAELFFVIDEKNNTVELTEKGIELITANNEDVNFFVMPDVGASIAEIEKSGGTNEEKLERKEALMRDFSVKSERIHTINQLLKAYTLFEKDDEYIIAEGKVKIVDEQTGRVLEGRRYSDGLHQAIEAKEGVKIEAATQTYATVTLQNYFRMYHKLAGMTGTAETEAGEFWQIYKLDVVVIPTNKKIIRDDREDLVYKTKREKYNAVIEEIAKLTAAGRPVLVGTTSVEISELLSRMLKQRNIKHNVLNAKLHKKEADIVAEAGQAGTVTIATNMAGRGTDIKLGQGVKEAGGLAIIGTERHDSRRVDRQLRGRSGRQGDPGSSQFFVSLEDDLMRLFGSERIAKLMDRMGIEEGEVIQHSMITKSIERAQKKVEENNFGIRKRLLEYDDVMNAQREVIYKKRRHALFGERLALDIMNMQFDVCESIVSSYNQERDFDALQLDLIRYLSIEAPIDAKEFLQIKLEDLTQMVFEKANNHYRQKSNLIAEKAFPVIENIFTNQGQTIVDVVVPFSDGTKAMNVIAGLKKSYDSKCKELISSLEKSSVLNFIDEAWTEHLREMDDLRQSVQNAVYEQKDPLLIYKFESFELFKQMIDRVNKEIVSFLIKSYIPVQNQENVREAKVQQQRTDMSKMQTSHSDSDSGGQSRPQGPPQPPKQQPAKAEVKVGRNDPCPCGSGKKFKNCHGAGVD from the coding sequence ATGATTGATTTTATTAATAAAACTATTTCCAAAATTTTTGGCAGTAAGGCCGAAAGCGATTACAAAGCACTGTCACCCGTAATTGAAGCAGTAAATGCAGCAGCCGAAAACATGGCAGCACTCAGCAATGACGATTTACGCAATAAAACCAATGAATTTAAGACACGCATACAAGACTATCTTACTGAGGTTGATGCAGAACTTTCTCAGCTAAACGAAGAAGCTGAAAGCGATTCAGAAATGGATGCCAACCGAAAGGAAGAAATTTATAATCGTATAGATGCATTAAAAAAAGAGAGAAATAAGAAGACAGAAGAGGTGCTTAATGAAATTCAGCCCGAAGCATTTGCACTTGTCCGCGAAGTTGCCAAACGATTTACAGAGAATGCAGAACTGGCAGTAGAAGCCAACGATAATGATAGAAATCTGGTAACCAAGCGTGATGGTATCAGAATAGAAGGTGAAAAGGCAATATACAGCAATACCTGGACAGCTGCCGGAAGTAAGGTTCTCTGGAACATGATTCATTATGACGTGCAGCTTATCGGTGGTTCTGTTTTGCATCAGGGCAAAATTGCAGAGATGGCAACCGGTGAGGGTAAAACTCTTGTTGCAACATTACCAATTTATCTCAATGCATTAGCAGGTGCAGGAGTGCATGTTGTTACGGTTAACGATTATCTTGCCAAACGAGATGCTGAGTGGAATGGTCCGATATTCGAATTTTTAGGTCTTACAGTAGATTGTATAGACAAACATCAGCCCAACACTGAAGAAAGACGAAAGGCTTACCTGGCTGATATCACCTACGGAACAAACAATGAGTTTGGTTTCGATTATCTGCGGGATAATATGACGCGTCATGCACATGAGATGGTACAACGACCGCATCACTATGCCATTGTGGATGAGGTGGACAGTGTATTGGTTGATGATGCAAGAACACCATTGATTATTTCAGGTCCAACACCTAAAGGCGACACGCAGGAATATTTTGCATTGAAGCCTAAAGTTGAAATTCTTTTTAATGCACAACGAAATTATATCAACACGGTAATTGCCGATGCCAAAAAGAAACTGGGAGAAAACAAACCCGATGAAGCCGGCATGCCATTGATAAGAGCATATAGAGGTCTTCCGAAAAACAGAGCATTGGTTAAGTTTTTAAGTGAGCAAGGTGTAAGAGCATTATTGCAGAAAACAGAAAACCACTACATGCAAGACCAGTCAAAAGAAATGCATAAAGTAGATGCAGAATTGTTTTTTGTGATTGATGAAAAAAATAACACAGTTGAGCTGACAGAGAAAGGGATTGAACTAATTACGGCAAACAACGAAGATGTTAACTTTTTTGTTATGCCTGATGTAGGTGCTTCCATTGCAGAAATAGAAAAATCTGGTGGAACAAACGAAGAAAAGTTAGAGCGTAAAGAAGCATTGATGCGCGACTTCTCAGTAAAATCAGAGCGTATTCACACCATCAATCAGTTACTTAAAGCATATACTCTTTTCGAAAAAGATGATGAATATATTATTGCCGAAGGAAAGGTAAAGATTGTTGATGAACAAACGGGTCGTGTACTTGAAGGACGAAGATATTCTGACGGTTTGCATCAGGCTATTGAAGCCAAAGAAGGCGTAAAGATTGAGGCAGCAACGCAAACCTATGCCACAGTGACCTTGCAGAATTACTTCCGTATGTACCACAAACTGGCCGGTATGACAGGTACAGCAGAAACAGAAGCAGGTGAATTTTGGCAGATATATAAGTTGGATGTAGTAGTTATTCCAACCAACAAAAAAATTATTCGTGACGACAGAGAAGATTTGGTTTATAAAACCAAGCGCGAAAAATATAATGCAGTTATTGAAGAGATTGCCAAACTCACAGCAGCAGGCAGACCGGTTCTTGTAGGAACAACATCGGTTGAAATTTCGGAGTTGCTTAGCCGAATGCTCAAGCAAAGAAATATTAAGCACAACGTTTTAAATGCCAAGTTGCATAAGAAAGAAGCGGATATTGTTGCAGAAGCAGGGCAGGCAGGAACGGTAACTATTGCTACCAACATGGCCGGACGTGGTACAGATATTAAATTGGGTCAGGGTGTAAAAGAAGCAGGTGGTCTTGCCATTATTGGTACTGAGCGACATGATTCAAGACGTGTTGACAGACAGTTGCGCGGACGTTCAGGTCGTCAGGGTGATCCCGGTTCTTCGCAGTTTTTTGTTTCGTTAGAAGATGATTTGATGCGTTTATTCGGCAGTGAAAGAATTGCCAAACTCATGGATAGAATGGGCATTGAAGAAGGTGAGGTAATCCAGCATAGCATGATTACAAAATCTATTGAACGTGCACAAAAGAAAGTTGAAGAGAATAACTTCGGAATACGTAAGCGTTTGCTCGAATACGATGATGTGATGAATGCACAGCGTGAAGTTATCTATAAGAAAAGACGACATGCGTTGTTTGGCGAAAGGCTTGCACTCGACATTATGAATATGCAATTCGATGTTTGCGAAAGCATAGTTAGCAGCTACAATCAGGAGCGCGATTTTGATGCATTACAGTTAGACCTGATTCGTTATCTGTCAATAGAAGCACCAATTGATGCTAAAGAGTTTTTACAAATAAAGCTTGAAGATTTAACACAGATGGTTTTTGAAAAAGCAAATAACCATTACCGTCAGAAATCAAATCTTATTGCAGAAAAAGCATTCCCTGTTATTGAAAATATTTTCACCAATCAGGGTCAGACAATTGTTGATGTTGTTGTACCATTCAGTGATGGCACAAAGGCAATGAATGTAATTGCAGGGTTGAAAAAGTCGTATGATTCAAAATGTAAAGAGTTAATTTCTTCTCTAGAAAAATCATCGGTACTTAATTTTATTGATGAAGCATGGACAGAGCATCTGCGCGAAATGGACGACTTGCGTCAGAGTGTACAAAATGCGGTGTACGAACAAAAAGACCCTCTGTTGATTTATAAGTTTGAATCGTTTGAACTTTTCAAACAGATGATTGACAGGGTGAATAAAGAAATCGTTTCGTTTTTGATAAAAAGCTATATCCCTGTGCAAAATCAGGAAAACGTGCGTGAAGCTAAAGTACAACAGCAACGTACTGATATGAGCAAAATGCAAACCAGCCACAGTGACTCAGATTCAGGAGGACAAAGTCGTCCACAGGGGCCACCGCAACCACCAAAACAGCAACCTGCTAAGGCCGAAGTTAAGGTCGGACGAAACGACCCTTGCCCCTGCGGTAGTGGGAAAAAATTTAAAAACTGTCATGGTGCAGGCGTGGATTAA
- a CDS encoding DUF6438 domain-containing protein, translated as MKYVSLFSVPFVGLLLSVNFSCNTSKKVSESNSTDSLLISMSRYPCFGRCPYYDATLYKSGYAVINRKGFMDSLGIYATQIEKQELNNIIEEARQSGIITMPDSFYNPGIADYPATIVTVNLNGKTKRVFDGVPESPTSLKDFEEKVHKFFTEPNRQWRLIQKPAQQQD; from the coding sequence ATGAAATATGTCAGTTTATTTTCTGTTCCTTTCGTTGGCCTGCTTTTGTCAGTTAACTTTTCATGCAACACTTCAAAAAAAGTTTCTGAAAGTAATTCAACAGACAGTTTACTCATCAGCATGAGTCGTTATCCTTGTTTTGGCCGTTGCCCATATTATGATGCAACATTATATAAGAGCGGTTATGCAGTAATCAACAGGAAAGGATTTATGGATAGCCTTGGAATTTATGCTACACAGATTGAAAAGCAGGAACTGAATAATATTATTGAAGAAGCAAGGCAATCTGGAATTATTACTATGCCGGATAGCTTTTATAACCCGGGTATTGCAGATTACCCTGCTACCATCGTCACAGTGAATTTAAATGGTAAAACAAAACGTGTTTTTGATGGTGTTCCCGAGTCACCAACTTCTTTAAAGGATTTTGAAGAGAAAGTGCACAAGTTTTTTACAGAGCCAAATCGCCAGTGGAGACTGATACAAAAACCGGCACAACAACAGGATTAG
- a CDS encoding class I SAM-dependent methyltransferase codes for MDSEENTLIVKRELTAFEAKNEAQKLAFAPVVFQVVVAMQRLGILPLICKNRKGISLKEISDKTNVSIYGVKVLLEMAANADIVKYLDDHTVTVTMLGYFLNSDEMTRVNINFTNDVCYDGFKFLTESIQNGKPEGLKTLGNWPTIYPALSSLPEKIKKSWFEFDHFYSDEAFRDALNIVFKEKPATIFDIGGNTGKWAFASCEFNADVHVKILDLPQQIAVAKANAEKRNLTDRISYFEINLLDKSQKIPKGADVVWMSQFLDCFGEDEIVAILENVRQAASTHTTVFILEPFIDNQKFEAASYCLTATSLYFTALANGNSKMYSVKAMAGLVEKAGLEVVETFPLIGESFHTILKCKVKA; via the coding sequence ATGGATTCAGAAGAAAATACTTTGATAGTTAAACGCGAATTAACTGCATTTGAAGCAAAAAACGAAGCACAGAAATTGGCTTTTGCACCTGTTGTTTTTCAGGTAGTGGTAGCCATGCAACGTTTAGGCATTTTACCGCTGATATGTAAAAACAGAAAAGGAATCTCTCTAAAGGAGATAAGTGACAAAACAAACGTAAGTATTTATGGAGTAAAAGTTTTACTCGAAATGGCAGCTAATGCCGATATTGTAAAATATTTAGACGACCATACTGTAACCGTTACTATGCTCGGATATTTTTTAAATTCTGATGAAATGACTCGTGTTAACATAAACTTTACAAACGATGTGTGCTATGATGGATTCAAGTTTCTGACCGAGTCTATTCAAAATGGAAAACCTGAAGGACTTAAAACGCTTGGCAACTGGCCAACAATTTATCCTGCATTATCATCACTGCCCGAAAAAATTAAAAAATCGTGGTTTGAGTTTGACCATTTTTATAGTGATGAAGCTTTTCGTGATGCACTCAACATTGTGTTTAAGGAAAAGCCGGCAACCATTTTTGATATTGGTGGAAATACGGGGAAATGGGCCTTTGCTTCCTGTGAATTCAATGCTGATGTACATGTAAAAATTCTTGATCTGCCACAGCAAATTGCAGTTGCAAAAGCCAATGCTGAGAAAAGAAATCTTACTGATCGCATTTCGTATTTTGAGATTAACCTACTCGATAAAAGTCAGAAAATTCCAAAAGGTGCAGATGTTGTTTGGATGAGTCAGTTTTTAGATTGTTTTGGTGAAGATGAAATTGTTGCCATTCTTGAAAATGTAAGACAGGCAGCGTCAACTCACACAACAGTTTTTATTCTTGAACCATTTATTGACAATCAAAAATTTGAAGCCGCTTCATATTGTCTTACGGCAACATCCTTGTATTTTACTGCACTGGCAAATGGCAACAGTAAAATGTACAGCGTAAAAGCTATGGCCGGTTTGGTTGAAAAAGCAGGATTGGAAGTTGTTGAAACATTCCCTTTGATAGGAGAGAGCTTTCATACAATACTGAAGTGTAAAGTGAAAGCTTAA
- a CDS encoding YdcF family protein: MSSCRGLFLSKEKAYSKAIATKPFDVIIVPGFPYFEGQPWPQVVQMRMIWAKFLYQNGYAKNIIFSGSAVYSPYVEGKTMKAFAIAMGIPEEHIYVEDKAEHSVENVYYSYRLAKKLGFKKIALATDPVQTRSMVSFIHRFSLPISYLPIMYKTLRLLPHNEPDIEGKLQKVENFISLPEKETFKQRFAGTLGKNIKWHIEDLKKKRLRKKYSHNIVQE; this comes from the coding sequence TTGTCTTCCTGCCGTGGTCTGTTTTTATCGAAGGAAAAGGCCTATAGTAAGGCAATTGCAACAAAACCATTTGATGTAATTATAGTTCCCGGATTTCCTTATTTTGAAGGCCAGCCCTGGCCACAGGTAGTGCAAATGAGAATGATTTGGGCGAAATTTCTTTATCAGAATGGCTATGCTAAAAATATTATTTTTTCAGGTAGTGCTGTTTACTCACCTTATGTAGAAGGAAAGACAATGAAAGCATTTGCTATAGCCATGGGGATTCCTGAAGAACATATTTATGTTGAAGACAAAGCAGAGCACAGTGTTGAAAATGTTTATTATTCATATCGTTTGGCTAAAAAGTTAGGATTCAAAAAAATTGCACTGGCAACAGATCCGGTGCAAACACGTTCTATGGTAAGCTTTATACATCGTTTTAGCCTGCCTATCTCTTATCTGCCAATTATGTACAAAACACTACGTTTGCTACCACATAATGAGCCTGATATAGAAGGTAAATTGCAAAAAGTAGAAAATTTTATTTCTTTGCCGGAGAAAGAAACTTTTAAACAACGTTTTGCAGGCACTTTAGGTAAAAATATAAAGTGGCATATCGAAGATTTAAAGAAGAAAAGATTGCGTAAAAAATATTCACATAATATAGTTCAGGAATAG
- a CDS encoding AMP-binding protein, with the protein MKHLGEIEFEGVETIRKMQQQKLSELLLYVSTNSAYYKEVFRQHNIKIENITLDNLNELPFTTKDNLATHNDSFLCVDKSLVADYVTTSGTLSDPVTFYLTSADLERLAYNEALSLQCADGSKKDIFQMMTTIDKLFMAGLAYFLGIRKLGAASIRVGPGTPQAQWDYIHRFKPSTLIAIPSFIPQLLQYASERKIDFQSTSVKKIVCLGEPVRNADFSLNELGKRITSLWDVKLYSTYASTEMSSAFTECGYGNGGHAHPELLILEVVDDNGLQVRNGELGEVVVTTLSVEGMPLIRFKTGDLCHVHYDLCKCGRFTTRLGPVMGRKQQMIKFKGTTLFPQIIFNVLNMMPQIELFQVEVRRNEFNIDAITIVLPKDLYSDSFEHEISSLFKSKIRVTPAFKFIDSDELQQKVFKADKRKSERIVYI; encoded by the coding sequence ATGAAACATCTCGGTGAAATAGAATTTGAAGGTGTTGAAACCATACGTAAAATGCAGCAACAAAAACTTTCTGAATTGCTGCTCTATGTTAGCACTAACTCTGCATATTATAAAGAAGTCTTCAGGCAACATAACATAAAGATTGAAAACATTACACTTGACAATTTAAATGAATTGCCATTTACAACAAAGGATAATCTGGCAACACATAATGATTCTTTTTTATGTGTTGATAAAAGCCTGGTTGCCGATTATGTGACTACATCAGGAACATTGAGTGATCCGGTTACATTTTATCTCACATCAGCCGACCTGGAAAGATTGGCATATAACGAAGCCTTATCACTGCAATGCGCTGATGGCAGTAAGAAAGATATTTTTCAAATGATGACCACCATTGACAAATTATTCATGGCAGGATTAGCCTACTTTTTAGGTATCAGAAAATTAGGTGCTGCCAGCATAAGAGTTGGGCCGGGAACACCTCAGGCGCAGTGGGATTATATTCATCGTTTTAAACCTTCTACATTAATTGCCATTCCATCGTTTATACCACAATTATTACAGTATGCATCTGAAAGAAAAATTGATTTTCAATCAACTTCAGTAAAAAAAATTGTTTGTCTTGGAGAACCTGTTCGCAATGCTGATTTTTCATTGAACGAGCTTGGAAAAAGAATCACCTCGTTGTGGGATGTAAAATTGTATTCAACCTATGCATCAACGGAGATGAGTTCTGCATTTACAGAGTGTGGTTATGGCAATGGCGGACATGCACATCCAGAGTTATTAATTCTTGAAGTAGTTGACGATAACGGACTGCAGGTACGTAATGGTGAATTGGGTGAAGTTGTTGTAACCACACTTAGTGTAGAGGGTATGCCGTTAATTCGTTTTAAAACCGGTGATTTATGCCACGTTCATTATGATTTATGTAAATGTGGCCGATTCACCACTCGCTTAGGCCCTGTTATGGGTAGAAAGCAGCAGATGATCAAGTTTAAAGGAACTACATTATTTCCACAAATAATCTTTAATGTACTCAACATGATGCCGCAAATTGAATTATTTCAAGTTGAAGTCAGACGAAATGAATTTAATATTGATGCCATTACCATTGTGTTGCCAAAAGATTTATATTCTGATTCATTTGAACATGAAATTTCTTCATTATTTAAGTCCAAAATCAGAGTAACTCCGGCATTTAAGTTTATTGATAGTGATGAGTTACAACAAAAAGTTTTTAAGGCAGATAAACGTAAATCTGAACGAATAGTATATATTTAG